From the Lacipirellulaceae bacterium genome, the window GTATTCCCAATAAGCCATGCCCAGTGATTGTAAAGCCCGGGACTGTCGGGGTTGTCCCCGATCTGGGCAAGCAAACGTCGGCTCACCCTGCGGATGGTCGCCTTGGTGCGTTTGCGGAACTCTTCGTCCTCGCTCTTGGCGTGGTACATCGCGATCAGGATGTCGGGGTCGTCCTCGTAAGCGGTCACGGCCAGGGTCAACTGCTTGGCTTGGTTATCAGCATCTCCTAGCGCCCCGTAGTGACACGCTTGATACAAGTGTCGGCGGGCGTAATGGGCGGCGAGCGGTTCGTAGAAGTAGTAATCAGCTGCCAGTGCTTTCTTGAGCTTTGCTTTTGCGGGCGGATTCTTATCCAGCGCGTCACAACTGGCGGCAAGTAGCTCAGCCGCCTCGCGATCTTCTCCTCGGTCGTGGTGCCAATCGGCCAGATACCGCCGAGCCAACAAGGCGTTCTTGTCCACCACGGCAAATCCATCGACGACATACCGCCACTCGCGCTCCGCCCAAGCAAGCTTGCCGAACGTCTGCAGCAGGTAGCTTCCCAGCCGAACGCGCTGCTCATCGTCGTCGGCAATCAGTTCGCTGGCACGCAGTGCGGTTTCCTCAGAGAGCTCTGGCTTACCTTGTTTGTCGTAAGCTGCTGCCAAGTAGTAGATGAGCTTTCGCTCTTTGCGAATATCTTCTTCGTAACGAGTTTCAATCTGCTTCAGAACTTGCCACCGCTCGTTCTTGATGATCCAGTCCAAGACGTGCACCAACCCCTGCGTCGTTTCTCCCCGTCGGCCATCGATCAAAATCCATTGGCTAAGTTGCACATGGCGAACGAGTGACGCCGTGGTTTCGTCGACAAGTTCCAAACGATTGCAGAGCTTGAGCTCGTGCGCCAACAAAGAAAACGCGAGCCGTTGCCACTCCGTATCCTGAGAAATCCCTTCGCGTTCTAGCCGGTACATCTCGGCTTGGATGGCATGCTCCCACAAAGCAACTGCGGCTTTGGGAGTTTTCGCTTCAATGAGACTCGCCCGAACCCACTCGACGGGGGCTCGCTGACTCGAACCGCACTCACGCTCAATCTTTGAAGCTACCTGGAGGATCGCGTCGGCCTCAAGTCCGGCCAACTGCAGCGCTGCCTCGCGAGCCAAGCTTGGGGAGGAATCAAAGCGAGCAATCCTAGCCAGTGCCACCGCCCCGCGACCTTCGGATAAGAGGGCCAAGCGGTCGATCCGTTCGCCTCGCTCCGTCTCAGGTAACTCACTATAACGCGTTAGCAACTGGCGAACTTCAGCCGGATCGTCCTCACGCAGCCAATCGATTCGTAACTGATGCAGGATGTAATTGACTCGGGAAGAGATTTCCAAGTCTTCGTGATCGTCATTCTCCTTCAACTGGTCGAAGGCATCGTGGCCGAATTGCAAAAGCTTCTGCTCGGCTGCTTCTCGCCGGTGATACTCGTCGTCACCTAATTGGGCGATAAGTGCTTCGATTTCCTGCGCTTGCTCGGCAGGGCTCGTTTGGGCGTATCCGGTGGTGACGAGAACTTGACATGCAGCCGTGAGCAAGAGTGCAAGTAGAGGCAGCAAGGATCGGACGGAAGGTGGCATGGCTGTTGTTCAGTAATCGGATTCGATCGCATCTACCCCGAAGGGGTTTCGCACCATAGCCCAGGGTTGGTCAATAGCGAGCCCCAGCGAGCTTCGACCTACCCTGGGTAAACGATCAAACGTCAAAGGCGACCGAGCAAAAAGGTCGGACTACCAGCGGAACATTGACGAGGTCGCAAAGAGCTGAGGTTAACCGTTTTCATTTCGACCTCGATCTCGTTTCTCGGTACGCATGCCCTTAAGCTCGGTCGATTCTTGTTGGAACCTTCTCACCCAGGGTGGCGACCACACTCGCTGGGGCTCGTGATGGTCTTACCCTGGGCTATGGGATGGAACCGCTTCGCGGTATTGTTGGAAACTCTCGTCTAATTGATATTACGCGATAATGAACAAGCTAATCGCTAACGGATAACGGCTAAACGCTAACAGCTACCGCCCGCTTTCCATTTCTTCGATATAGCGTCGTAACCGCTCGAGTTCGTCGGTCACGCTACTCAGCTTCAGCATGTTTTGCACGCGTTTGAGCAACGAGATCTTATCGACCGGTTTGGAGAGGAAGTCGTCAGTTCCCGAGTTGACTCCTCGTTCCATGTCGCCTAACTCGTTCAGCGCCGTGACCATCAGCACCATAATGTCGCGAGTTTGAGCGTCTTCTTTGAGTCGTTCGCACACCTCAAAGCCGCTGAGCTTTGGCATCATTACGTCAAGCAGGATGAGATCAGGCTTGAACGCGGCCACTTTTTCGAGCGTATCCTCGCCATCAACGGCGACCTCCGTCTCGACGTCGAGCTCGCCAAGATAGGCGAGCATCAGCTCGACGTTGGCTTCATTGTCGTCAGCGATAAGTATGCGATGTTTGTCTGCCATGGTTTGTTTTGAACCGCCAAGGACGCCAAGAGCGCTAAGGGGTTGATGGTTAGTGGTTAGGTTGTGTAAACGATGCGCTTGATGCCACCGTCTTTAAGTCTTGTTGTGTTGAAGTTGATAAGTAGACCGAGCTGTTTGCTTGTCGCTCTCAGGTAATTGATAACCTGTGCTTCGTGGATCGGGTGGAACGACTCAACAGCTTTTAGCTCTACGATTAATTCGTTGCCAACAAGAAAGTCCAGTCGCGCTTCTCCGACGGGCTCGCCTTTGTATTGTAACGCTATCGGCGCTTCACGCTGAAAGGAAATTCCCCTTCTTCTAAACTCAATCGCTAAGGCTTGCTGATAAACACTTTCAAGAAATCCGGCACCGAGATGCTTATGAACTTCAATGGCAGCTCCAATCGTCTGACTAGCAAGGTCATCAACCGCTGGGTCAGGCTCTTCCATCCTCGATTCTTTCAGCAATCTGGCCTTGGCGCTCTTGGTGTCCTTGGCGGTTCCAAACTAAACGGCTGCTGACTCAATTGCTGCCGCGGGCACTGGGAACTGGCTGCACAAATCGCTCACCTGTCCGCGGACTGTTTGCAACACGCCGTCGTCTTCGGGATTGGACAAAGCTTGCAGGATCCAGCCGCCTACGGACTTCATCTCGGCTTCGCCCATCCCACGGGTGGTGAGCGCCGGCGTGCCAATGCGGATACCTGAGGGATCCATCGGTTGTCGCTGGTCGTAGGGGATCATATTCATATTGACGGTAATGCCGCAGGCGTCGAGCGTCGTTTCGGCCTGCTTGCCGCCGATGCCCAGCGGCGTCACGTCGACCAACATCAAGTGGTTTTCGGTACCGCCACTGACCAAGTTTAAACCACCGGCGATCAGCGTTTCAGCAAGTGTCTTCGCGTTGTCGATCACTTGCTGGCCGTAGAGCTTAAACTCTGGCTTGAGCGCCTCGCCAAAGCAAACCGCCTTGCCAGCAATCACGTGCATCAACGGGCCGCCCTGCAATCCGGGGAAGACCCGGCTGTTGAGCTTCTTGGCGTATTCCTTTTTCGCCAGCACCAAACCACCGCGGGGACCGCGGAGCGTTTTATGCGTGGTGGTCGTCACGAAGTCTGCCACGGGCACCGGATTATCATGCAAGCCGGCAGCGACCAACCCCGCGTAGTGGGCCATATCGACCATCAGTTTCGCACCGACGTCTTCAGCAATCTCCGCAAACTTGGCGTGCGGAATCTCACGAGGATAGGCGCTCGCCCCTGCGACAATCAACTTCGGCTTGTGTTCTTTTGCTAGAGCCGCGACTTGATCGAAGTCGATGCGATGGTCGTCTTCTCGGACTCCGTAGTTAACAAAGTTGTAAAGCATCCCGGAGATGTTCAACTTCATCCCGTGTGTGAGATGCCCACCGTGAGCCAGATCGAGCCCTAGGACCGTATCCCCTGGTTCGAGTGCCGCCAGGTAGATCGCCATGTTGGCTTGCGAACCCGAGTGCGGCTGGACATTGGCGAAGTCTGCACCAAAGAGTTCTTTCGCTCGATCACGGGCCAGCGTTTCGACCACGTCCACATGCTCGCAGCCACCGTAGTAACGCCGCCCTGGATAGCCTTCGGCATATTTGTTCGTGAGGACGCCCCCAGCGGCCTGCATAACAGCAGGACTGGTGTAGTTCTCACTGGCGATCATCTCCAGCCCGTCCTGCTGTCGCTCGATTTCATTGGCAACGGCCGACCAGACTTCTGGGTCACTGTCTTCTAGAAAGTTAGGCATGTGTTCAATTGGAAATGAAGGAATTTGTCTTTTCGGTAACGGTAAGGCCCTGAACGCTACCCCGAAGGGGTTTCATCCCATAGCCCAGGGTAAGATCGTCCGAGCCTAAGCGAGGAGGATCGCCACCCTGGGTAATAGTTTACTCCCAAAGGAGCGACCGAGCGATCAGGCATGATTACCGGCGGCACGTGAACGAGGTCGCAACGAGCCGAGGCAAACCTTACACATTTCGACCTCGATGAAGCTTTACAGTACTCATGGCTTGCTGCTCGGTCGATGTTCGCTGATCTCCGCTAACCCAGGGTACGATCACACTCGCTGGGGCTCGTGATGATCGAACCCTGGGCTATGGGATGAAACCCCTTCGGGGTAGGCCTGTCGCAATAACATCTAACCTAGCGTATGCCATATCATTCATTGTCGAAGTCGAGCCCAAGAGTGTCAATCGGGCAGCGGTTGCGATGCCCTACTTGGGAGAGATCGTAACCGTTGCATTCCCCTCATTATCCACAAGCCTGCCAGCGTGATCGTTAATGCGAAGATAGAGTACGCTGTCGGACTCCGGCTCGAGCAGGCCGCCGAGGCCTACGGCCAAGGGACGCGTAAACGTTGCCCGCTCGGTCCCACTCTTCCCCACTGCGACACTTCCTTCGACGGGTACGAGCGCTGCCAGCAGTCTCCCAAGCGGTTGTCCTTCGTGGTACTCCAGCGTGATGCCCCCTGGCTCGCAAGGCCACGGAGTCGGAGGCTCCGTCGAGCGGTCGAGCGCGATGCGGTATCTCCCGGTCGCCTCTAGTTGGTACTTTTTGCCCGCAGCGAGCTGCCAGCCGGTTGATTGCCATCCCCGATCGGACGCAACTTTTATCGTTGCATGAGAAGGTTCGGGGGACGTCGTCTTCACTTCATCGATTCTCATCCGCTGATGATCGTAGCCATAGTCCATGGTCGAGACCATCGCGAGCCACTGGATTTCTAAGTCACGCCACTTTCGCTGTCCGATCCCACGATAGAAGCGTCGATTGAATCGGCGGCCCCCATCAGGAGCAAAGTCCAGCCCCCGACGCATCGCGTGGAATTGCTTTTGAAATCTCACATCGTTATCCAACAACCAACAGAGGGCCCAACTCCAGGCGTAGTGCTGCGTGTCGAGTGGACGGCGGTTGTCGATACGCAACACATCCACCAACCCGTAAGACTTGTCCGCCTTCACCGCATCGTTGATGAGTTTGATCCGCCCCCACATCGGGAAGTTCTTGCGCGCGTCGGGCATCACTGCAAGCTCAAGAGGCTGTTCTTTATTCTCCGGATGCCAACGGTGCGTCCCTAACAGTTCCGCAAGTCCCTCCATGTGCCAACCTGGGCCCGCACCGCCCAAATGCGCTAGCATGAAGGCGTGTGTCCCTTCATGCAGCAACAAGTGGCGGCGATAGTAGTCGCTCGGCTGTTCGACCAACCACAACTCGCGGTCGTGGGCGAAGCCGTTGAGAAAGTTACGATTGTCTGTCGGGAGCAGGCCGAGTTCGGCAAACTTCTCGCGGTCGCCGATCAAAAACGCTTGCACGCGCCATGTGGCAATCTTCTCTTCCGCCACGCCGAAGTACTGACACCAAAGTGGTACTGCGGCATCAAACGCTGCGGGAAGCTCGTCGATGCTTTCGCTTGAAGGCAGGTCTGTGAATAGCCGCAGGTATTTGCCGCGAAGCTCGCGAATGCCCTGGCTTTCGGTCGCGGCGCGATCGCTTTTGTGCGGGGGTGGAAGTTGGCCGTTAGTGACACCTCCGAGCAGCACGAAGTTCAAGAATAAAAAAATGAGAGTTCGCATCGTTATTGTTTGTCAACGAATGTAACGAATCTGCCGGACTTATCTCTACCGCCCCCGGAGCAGCTTCTCCAACTGGCGATTGATTTCATCCCCAATCACGGCACCGGCTGCGTTTTGAATCAAGTCGGTGATTACCCGGTCGTCAATTTTCCAGCGAGTCAGTGTCCCTCGGACAGGGATTCGTAGCTTCTGGCCGGCGAGTGAACGGAAATACTTGCTGCCGCGGACCCACTTTTCTTGCACGGGCACTTCGAGATCGAGGTGCAACTGTTCGTCGAAGCTGACCCAGCCGGTGCTTTTCACGGGCACATCGTCAACGAGAAATTGCATCTCGCGGTGATAGACTTTTCCGTCAACCACCCGGAGGTCGATCGGTTGCTCTTGCATAGTGATCCCGTTACCGGCGGGGACGTTGCCGTCGGCGGGAATTTCGCGACCACGGGCGAGCAAATTGATTTGCCGCAGCAGGTCGATCATCGGTTTAGTCGTTTCGCCGGGCAGCACGGCCAGCCGATGAATCGTCAGACGGCCCCCAAGATCGCTTCGCTTTGGCGTATCCAGCGGGATACGTGCCCCCTCAAGATCGAGAGAGAACTCTCCCTCAGCTCGCGCAGCTCCCGCTAGAAACGGAGCAGCGTACTTGAGTAATGAGTCACTCACCTTTTCAGATACAGCCACCCGAGTGATGACCGGCCCCTTTGGTAATTGCAGAACCCGCGGCGGCGGATCCAACACCACTTGTGGCTTCGCCGTAAATCGCCCCTGACCGACCTTTAAATCAATTGGCTTGAACTGCAGTTGCCCGTCTCGCAAGTCGGCTTCTAGCAACGCAGGTCCGAACGGTAAGCCATAGAGATCAGCCGCTTGCCAGCCGGTGTTGGCAACGACTTGCCAGCGTCGCGACCAATCGACTTCCTCGACGTTCGCAGGATTCAGCACGCCAACAAACTGAACGCGTGATTGATTGGCTCCTTGGAGCTTCGCACCGGGACCCAACTTTTCCTCAATCAGCTTGTCGAGCGCGGCTGCGTCGTAAGCGAGCGTCAAGTCGCCCTGCAACCTTTGTGTGGTGGTTGCTTCCTCGACAACTGTCGTGCCGGATGCTTGGATGGTTTGTCCGATGACTTTTAAGGGGCTAAGCCGCAAGCGGTCGATGGCTTGTTGGTAGGCGATACGGCCTGAGAGCTCCAGCTTTGGCTCGTTCCATAACACTTTGGGGCGACCGTAGCCTGCACCGGCCGCCTGCTCGACGGCAACCAAGTCAAGATTCTTTACCGTGCACGTTACGTCTGCTGCCGCTTCGTCGGCTCGACTGTCGAGCGTGAGGTCACCTTGAGCGATTCCACGGGGCCATGTCGAGTCTCCGCTCCGCATACCACCGAGATCTGCCAAGCGCTCAAGATCCACCGTGTAAGCGATTCGTCCCTGAGCAACCGGCGGCGTGTCCGCAGCAAGTTGCACAGCGAGATTTTGGCTGCGAAACGCTACAGTGCTAGAAGTAAACTGCAATGCACGTGAGTCCAGTGAACGGCTCGCCGCTTGCCAGCGCAGATCGCCAACCAGTTTGGCAAGCGGTTCGTTGAAACGAACTTCACCCCACTTACCACGAAGGTCTTCGACCTCCAGATTGACGTTCGACATGCTCAGCAGCCCGTCAGCAACCACGAGCTGAGCATCGAGAGTCGTCGCGCCGTTCAACTCCTCGGGAATTCCTTCCACCCAAGGGCGCAGGCGACCAGCCCAACGCGTGAGTGGTCCGCGACCTTTCAGATGCAGTTCGGTAAAGCTCCCATCGGCAGCACCAGCGGGCTGAAGTTCCAACGGCTTGAGCAGTTCGACCGTAAAGATGTCGCTCACGCCCTGCATCGTTAGCGTGGCACTCGCAAGCTGCTTCAGCTCGTAGTTCTGATGTTGCCCGCTGGTCTGAACATCAAGGTGCAACCGATCGTCTTCCCAGACTTGCGTTCCTTCGTGCCGAACATCCACCTGTTCGAGATCAGCAAGCAACGTGGCGAGGAAACCGTTCTCTCCCGTTTCTCTAACTGTCAGCTTCCCGCTGCCAGTCCCACGCAGTTGCCAAGCGGAAAGATCAACAAACTGCCCGAGCTGATCGGCAAGTTGTGCAAGGTCAAAACGGAAGTTCCCATCGGCCCCTTCCGCGACGGCATCCAGCTTGGCCGAAGCAAACGGCGAGCGAAACGTCACGGTATTTAACCGCGCCGCTTGCGGCTTAGCCGCCGAGGTTTCTCCAGCGGCTAAGCCACGAGCGGCCACCAGCTCAGCATACGCTTTCACCGGCTGATCCCAACGAATCTCGCGCTGTCCATCAGTCCCTCTGAGGTCGCGAACTTCTGCATCCACATCCCAACTTCGCCCTGACGCTCCATTCAAGCTTCGCGCTGTCACTTGCACGGTCCCTGAATCCACCTGCACACCGCGACGCACTTGCAAGGTTCTGGGGAGCTGCCGAGTCAAGGAAACCAAGTCCACTGAGCCGGTGATCGTCGCCGGCTCACTAGGCAGCTGCTCCAAACTCAGACGACGGAGTTCGTTGATATTGAAATTGCCTTTCACATCACCATTGAACCAATCGCTGACCATCTGAAGCTGTTCAACAGCAATCCGTTCACCGGCTGCGGAGAGCTTGGTATCGATCGAAGCTTGATTGAGTTGCAACACGTCGCCCGCAAGCGCGTCGGCGGTGAACTTTGCTCGTGAAAAATCAATCCGGCCGCGCGTCTCCAAAGCGGTGAATGCTTCTGGGTCGTCTGCTGGAGGTAATTGCCAGTTGACACTTATATCGGAAGCCGCATCGCCCGTGATTCGCGCCCCCGGAGCGACCCGTGCGAGCCACGGCTCGAGCGGCTCCAATGGCAGCTGCTGTGAGACGAGCCGTAGCTCCTGTCGTCCCCCGCCTGGCGACTTGACTTGGACTTCGATCTTCCCGGGCTGAGAAGCGAGCGCC encodes:
- a CDS encoding response regulator is translated as MADKHRILIADDNEANVELMLAYLGELDVETEVAVDGEDTLEKVAAFKPDLILLDVMMPKLSGFEVCERLKEDAQTRDIMVLMVTALNELGDMERGVNSGTDDFLSKPVDKISLLKRVQNMLKLSSVTDELERLRRYIEEMESGR
- a CDS encoding GxxExxY protein → MEEPDPAVDDLASQTIGAAIEVHKHLGAGFLESVYQQALAIEFRRRGISFQREAPIALQYKGEPVGEARLDFLVGNELIVELKAVESFHPIHEAQVINYLRATSKQLGLLINFNTTRLKDGGIKRIVYTT
- a CDS encoding tetratricopeptide repeat protein → MPPSVRSLLPLLALLLTAACQVLVTTGYAQTSPAEQAQEIEALIAQLGDDEYHRREAAEQKLLQFGHDAFDQLKENDDHEDLEISSRVNYILHQLRIDWLREDDPAEVRQLLTRYSELPETERGERIDRLALLSEGRGAVALARIARFDSSPSLAREAALQLAGLEADAILQVASKIERECGSSQRAPVEWVRASLIEAKTPKAAVALWEHAIQAEMYRLEREGISQDTEWQRLAFSLLAHELKLCNRLELVDETTASLVRHVQLSQWILIDGRRGETTQGLVHVLDWIIKNERWQVLKQIETRYEEDIRKERKLIYYLAAAYDKQGKPELSEETALRASELIADDDEQRVRLGSYLLQTFGKLAWAEREWRYVVDGFAVVDKNALLARRYLADWHHDRGEDREAAELLAASCDALDKNPPAKAKLKKALAADYYFYEPLAAHYARRHLYQACHYGALGDADNQAKQLTLAVTAYEDDPDILIAMYHAKSEDEEFRKRTKATIRRVSRRLLAQIGDNPDSPGLYNHWAWLIGNTEGDYQKAIAFSKKSLEYSPGNAGFLDTLARCYFSAGEFEKAVKYQREAVAKMPHVQVMQNQLVEFEEALEQEKASGKKPAAPSPSIPREDKIERAEKSRDSKSKEARERAERIREQRTKNRSPSLEQR
- the glyA gene encoding serine hydroxymethyltransferase, encoding MPNFLEDSDPEVWSAVANEIERQQDGLEMIASENYTSPAVMQAAGGVLTNKYAEGYPGRRYYGGCEHVDVVETLARDRAKELFGADFANVQPHSGSQANMAIYLAALEPGDTVLGLDLAHGGHLTHGMKLNISGMLYNFVNYGVREDDHRIDFDQVAALAKEHKPKLIVAGASAYPREIPHAKFAEIAEDVGAKLMVDMAHYAGLVAAGLHDNPVPVADFVTTTTHKTLRGPRGGLVLAKKEYAKKLNSRVFPGLQGGPLMHVIAGKAVCFGEALKPEFKLYGQQVIDNAKTLAETLIAGGLNLVSGGTENHLMLVDVTPLGIGGKQAETTLDACGITVNMNMIPYDQRQPMDPSGIRIGTPALTTRGMGEAEMKSVGGWILQALSNPEDDGVLQTVRGQVSDLCSQFPVPAAAIESAAV